In Gemmobacter sp., the sequence CATGCGGTGCAGCAGGAGAGGGATAAACCACCGCCTCGGCCCCGCTGCGGCGCCGCAAATAGGGATGCACCATGTCGCCCTGGATGGGACCGGGGCGGACGATGGCGACCTCGACCACAAGGTCGTAGAATTTTTCGGGTTTCAGCCGTGGCAGCATGTTCATCTGCGCCCGGCTTTCCACCTGGAACACACCAATGCTGTCGCCCTTGCACAGCATGCCATATGTGTCCTTGTCATCCGGCGGGATCGAGGCCAGGTCATGTTCGACGCCATATTGGCGGCGCAGGATGTCAAAGCATTTGCGGATGCAGGTCAGCATCCCCAGGGCGAGCACGTCGACCTTGAGGATGCCCAGTTCGTCGATGTCGTCCTTGTCCCATTCGATGAAGCTGCGCTCTGGCATGGCGGCATTGCCGATGGGCACCGTTTCGTGCAGGGCGCCTTCGGTCAGGATGAAGCCGCCGACATGCTGGCCCAGATGGCGCGGCATCCCGATCAGTTGCTCGGCCAGCCTTATCGTGCGCGACATCAGGGGGTCGGTCAGATCCACCCCGGCCTCGCGGCTGTTCGCCTCGTCCATGGAGGTGCCCCAGCTGCCCCAGACGGTCTTGGCCAGGGCGGCGGTCACGTCCTCGGAAAGGCCCATGGCCTTGCCGACCTCGCGGATCGCGCTGCGGGGGCGGTAGTGGATGACGGTGGCGCAAAGGCCCGCGCGGTGGCGGCCGTATTTGGCATAGATGTGCTGGATCACCTCCTCGCGGCGTTCATGTTCGAAATCCACGTCGATGTCGGGCGGCTCGTCCCGGTCCAGGCTGATGAAGCGTTCGAACAGAAGCTCCTGCTCGGCCGGATCGACCGAGGTGATCCCCAGCACAAAGCACACCGCCGAATTGGCCGCCGATCCGCGCCCCTGGCAAAGGATGCCCTGCGCGCGCGCCCAGAGGACGATTTCGTGGATGGTCAGGAAATACTGGGGGATTTTCTTCAGCCCGATGATCTCCAGTTCCTTGACCAGCAGGCCCCGCACCTTGCCCGGCAGCCCGGCGGGATAGCGCGCGGCCGCGCCGGCCCATGTCAGCTTTTCCAGCTGGCTTTGCGGGGTTTCACCGGGCGGCACCGTTTCCATCGGATAGTGATATGCCAGTTCGGTCAGGCTGAAGGCGCAGGCATCGGCCACCTCGCGCGTGGCGCGGATGGCATGGGGCCAGTCTGCGAAAAGGCGGACCATCTCGGCGGGGGATTTCAGGTGGCGTTCGGCATTGACGTCCAGCAGGAAGCCCGCCCGGTGGATCGTGGTCTTTTCGCGGATGCAGGTCATCACATCCTGCAGGGGGCGACGGTCGGGTGCATGGTAATGCACGTCGTTGGTGGCAAGGATCGACAGGTCATGCGCCCGTGCCAGCCGGTCCAGCCGGTTGATCCGGGCCCGGTCGTCGCCCCGATACAGGTAGCTGACCGCGATATGGCGCAAGGTCGGCAGACGGCGGACGAGTTGCGCCAGTCGTTTGGGCAAGGCGGCATCGGGAATGACGATCAGCTGTATCCCTTCGGCATGGGTGGCGAGGTCGGCCAAGCTGATGTCGCAGACCCCTTTGGCCTGCCATTCCCCCTCGGCATCATGCCGTTTGCCCTTGGTCAGAAGCGTACAAAGCCGTCCATATCCAGCCCGGTCGCGAGGATAGGCAAGGAACTCCTCCCCCGTTACCAGCCGCAGGCGGCAGCCGATCACCGGGCGCAGGCTGGCTTTCTTCGCCTCGGCGTGCAGGCGTACCACGCCGGCCATCGTGTTCAGATCGGCCACGCCAAGCGCATCATATCCAAGGGCATGGGCGGTGGCGGCCAGTTCGCTGGCATCGGAGGCCCCGCGCAGAAAGGAATAGGGGGTGGTCACGCCAAGCTCTACATAATCCGCGCGCGGATTGGGGGGGAAATCCCCGGTCAGCGTCTTGCGGATGCGGCGGTTGTCACTGTCTGGCATCACGCGAATATCCCATGCAGGAACCAGCGCGGGGCGCCACCACGGCCATCGCCTTGCAGCCCTTCGCGATACAGCCAGAAGCGGTGGCCCGCCTCGTCCTCGACCTTGAAATAGTCGCGCAGGCGGGTGCCGGGCTTGTCCTGCCACCATTCCGGCGCAATGCGCTCTGGCCCCTGATAGCGCGTGACGCAATAGTTGCGCCGCCGCCATTGAAACTGGGCGGGTGGACCTTCGGGCACGGCATACAGCACCCGCACCTCTTCGGGGTGATCCAGCAGGCGCTGGGGGCGTTCGGCTTGCATCGGTGTGACGGTCAGGGCGGTGGCCAAGGGGGGCGCGCGCACCTCGGACCGTTCGGGGATATGGCTGGCGGCCGGCTGAAGCTGCGTCAGGGCATTGCGGCCGAACCGCGCTGCCAGCCGATCCACCAGATGCGAAAGTTCCAGCCCGGCATCCACGCCCCCCGCCAGATCGACCTGCCGCGCGCCCATGGCTTCGGTCGCGGGCACCTCCAGCGAGATCAGATCGAACCCGAATCCCGGGTCGATCCGTTCCAGCCTGTCGCGGAACAGAAAGGCCAGATGCGTGGGGTCGCGACTGGGCAGCGCACAGGCGGTCTCGATCCGGCTGGTCTCGCCATCGGTGCGGTAGACGGTCAGGCGCAGGTGCCGCGCCCCCTGCTGCGCCTTGGCCAACTGGTCGCACAGGGCCGCGCAGAGGCCCGGCAGGTGATGGGTGGGATCAAGGATCGGTTCGGCCAGCCTTGCATCGGCGCGAAAGATCGGCGGCGTGTCGGGCGGCGAGACGGGTTCGGGCCGGTGGCCCGTCAACTGGTCCAGCCGGATCAGCGGGTTCTGCGCAGGCTCAGCCCGCGTAAACCTGCGTGCCAGCGAAAGGCGCGGCAGATCTGCCAGGGCGCCGATCGAGCGCAACCCCAGCCGGTTCAGCAGCAGCACCGTCTCGGCATCCAGCCGCAGGGCCGCCGCCGGCAGCGGGCTGAGGTCAGCCAGGTCGCGACAGATCGCCCGCACCGGCCCGAACCGCGCCAGCGCCCAGGCGCCCCCCCAACTGGGGGCAAGGGCCAGTCGGGACGAAAACCCCAGCACCGACAGGCTGGCCTCCATCTGCTCCAGCATCTCTGCCTCGCCACCCCACAGATGATCCGATCCGGTGGTGTCAAGGATCAGGCCATGCCCGTCCGGCCCCCCTGTCGCCCAGCCATCGGCCACGCTCCAGGGACACCAGCGCCGCGTCCAGAAGGCAAGGCGTTCCAGCGCCGCCCGGTCGCCTTCGCAATCGGCATGATCCACCCGCACCTGCGGGCAGAGTGCGCGCATGTCGGCCACCCGCGCGCCTGTCGTCACCCCCGCGAGATGCGCGGCCCGATTGACAGCATAAATGACCGGGCCATGCGCACCATCGACCGCCAGCACCTGCGGCAGATCATCGGGCAGCGCGTTGCCCGACCGTTCCTGTATCTTCCGCCAGCGTTCCATCGGGAACTGCGGCAACCAGATCGACACGATCCGCCGCCCGGTCATGATGCGCCACCCATTCCCCCGGCCGCCCGCCGCGCGACCGGAACAGCCCCACCCGCCAGCACGGATCTCCGGGCGCGCGCGGATCGTCGGGATTGACGGCAGAGGGCCGCGTGGCAATCCGCCAGCGATCGCGCGCCGCGCTCA encodes:
- a CDS encoding error-prone DNA polymerase yields the protein MPDSDNRRIRKTLTGDFPPNPRADYVELGVTTPYSFLRGASDASELAATAHALGYDALGVADLNTMAGVVRLHAEAKKASLRPVIGCRLRLVTGEEFLAYPRDRAGYGRLCTLLTKGKRHDAEGEWQAKGVCDISLADLATHAEGIQLIVIPDAALPKRLAQLVRRLPTLRHIAVSYLYRGDDRARINRLDRLARAHDLSILATNDVHYHAPDRRPLQDVMTCIREKTTIHRAGFLLDVNAERHLKSPAEMVRLFADWPHAIRATREVADACAFSLTELAYHYPMETVPPGETPQSQLEKLTWAGAAARYPAGLPGKVRGLLVKELEIIGLKKIPQYFLTIHEIVLWARAQGILCQGRGSAANSAVCFVLGITSVDPAEQELLFERFISLDRDEPPDIDVDFEHERREEVIQHIYAKYGRHRAGLCATVIHYRPRSAIREVGKAMGLSEDVTAALAKTVWGSWGTSMDEANSREAGVDLTDPLMSRTIRLAEQLIGMPRHLGQHVGGFILTEGALHETVPIGNAAMPERSFIEWDKDDIDELGILKVDVLALGMLTCIRKCFDILRRQYGVEHDLASIPPDDKDTYGMLCKGDSIGVFQVESRAQMNMLPRLKPEKFYDLVVEVAIVRPGPIQGDMVHPYLRRRSGAEAVVYPSPAAPHDPDELRNILGRTYGVPIFQEQAMKIAMVAARFSSAEANELRRAMATFRSRGTIGRLENLMVSRMIERGYDPDFAKRCFDQIKGFGDYGFPESHAVSFALLVYVSSWLKCHYPAAFACALLNSQPMGFYAPAQIVRDAREHGVDLREADVNFSEWDNVLEPAGNRFALRLGLRQVEGLSKDAALRLTGARDEPFASLSDLAARAGLNSRTIRALAAADAFRSMGLDRRAALWDAKALRDAPDLPLFQPGGDEGAEPRTDLPQMPLCEQVVADYQTLRLSLKAHPMAFLRTSMALQGFVRAIDLEGVPNNCRVRLAGLVLVRQRPGSAKGVCFITLEDETGVANLVVWPKVMAAFRKVIMTARLMQVTGHLQRDPASGVTHIVVESLQDRSDVLVRLSDRSLAPPLSRPDEVKHTIPAPTPGHPRNARIIPDSRDFH
- a CDS encoding DNA polymerase Y family protein, which encodes MTGRRIVSIWLPQFPMERWRKIQERSGNALPDDLPQVLAVDGAHGPVIYAVNRAAHLAGVTTGARVADMRALCPQVRVDHADCEGDRAALERLAFWTRRWCPWSVADGWATGGPDGHGLILDTTGSDHLWGGEAEMLEQMEASLSVLGFSSRLALAPSWGGAWALARFGPVRAICRDLADLSPLPAAALRLDAETVLLLNRLGLRSIGALADLPRLSLARRFTRAEPAQNPLIRLDQLTGHRPEPVSPPDTPPIFRADARLAEPILDPTHHLPGLCAALCDQLAKAQQGARHLRLTVYRTDGETSRIETACALPSRDPTHLAFLFRDRLERIDPGFGFDLISLEVPATEAMGARQVDLAGGVDAGLELSHLVDRLAARFGRNALTQLQPAASHIPERSEVRAPPLATALTVTPMQAERPQRLLDHPEEVRVLYAVPEGPPAQFQWRRRNYCVTRYQGPERIAPEWWQDKPGTRLRDYFKVEDEAGHRFWLYREGLQGDGRGGAPRWFLHGIFA